The Bacteroidales bacterium genome contains a region encoding:
- the miaB gene encoding tRNA (N6-isopentenyl adenosine(37)-C2)-methylthiotransferase MiaB translates to MSKKVYIETYGCQMNVADSEVVVSILSKSGYTPTTEIGEAGLILINTCSIRDNAEQRIWGRLKDMGHLKKRNKELKIGVIGCMAERLKEKLLETEKLVDIVVGPDAYRELPFLVAEAEAGHKAVNVLLSREETYSDISPVRMDRNGVSSFVSIMRGCNNMCAYCVVPYVRGAERSRNPESIVKEAKELFDNGYREVTLLGQNVDSYNWNNGDKVGFPELLERVALINPLLRVRFSTSHPKDISDDLLHMIAKHENICKHIHLPAQSGSSRILKLMNREYTREFYMDRVQAIRSIIPDCALSTDMITGFCTETAEDHQESLTLMEWAGFDFAYMFKYSERPGTKAARKYKDDVPEAIKSERLCEMIALQNKLSIRAKKSDIGKIFDVLIEGSSKRSAEFLSGRTTHNKVVVFPVVASKKGEYVKVLIERSTSATLIGKCI, encoded by the coding sequence ATGAGTAAGAAAGTATATATCGAGACCTACGGCTGCCAGATGAATGTTGCTGATAGCGAAGTCGTTGTGTCGATTTTGTCAAAATCAGGATATACTCCAACCACAGAAATCGGGGAAGCAGGTCTGATTCTGATAAACACCTGTTCCATCCGCGACAATGCCGAGCAAAGGATCTGGGGACGACTGAAGGACATGGGGCATCTCAAGAAACGTAACAAGGAGCTTAAGATTGGAGTTATCGGATGCATGGCAGAAAGACTGAAGGAAAAACTGCTTGAGACCGAGAAGCTTGTTGATATCGTTGTCGGACCTGATGCTTACAGGGAACTACCCTTTTTGGTGGCAGAGGCTGAAGCCGGACATAAAGCAGTGAATGTACTCCTTTCCAGGGAAGAGACCTATTCTGACATATCTCCGGTAAGGATGGACAGAAACGGAGTTTCATCATTTGTCTCAATAATGCGTGGCTGTAATAATATGTGTGCCTACTGCGTTGTGCCTTATGTACGTGGAGCTGAAAGAAGCCGAAATCCGGAATCAATTGTAAAAGAAGCAAAAGAACTTTTTGATAATGGATACAGGGAGGTGACACTGCTGGGTCAGAATGTTGATTCATATAACTGGAATAATGGAGATAAAGTTGGATTTCCGGAACTGCTCGAAAGAGTCGCTTTGATAAATCCTCTTCTGAGAGTACGGTTTTCAACATCACATCCGAAAGACATCTCAGATGATCTTCTTCATATGATTGCAAAGCATGAAAACATATGTAAGCACATCCATCTTCCTGCTCAGAGCGGCAGCAGCAGAATACTTAAACTAATGAACAGGGAGTATACCAGGGAATTCTATATGGACAGGGTTCAGGCTATTCGTTCAATCATTCCTGACTGTGCACTTTCAACAGATATGATAACAGGTTTCTGCACAGAAACAGCTGAAGATCACCAGGAGTCTCTCACACTTATGGAATGGGCAGGTTTTGATTTTGCTTATATGTTCAAGTACAGTGAAAGACCTGGCACGAAAGCAGCACGAAAATATAAGGATGATGTTCCTGAGGCCATTAAATCTGAAAGATTATGTGAAATGATAGCTCTTCAGAATAAACTCTCAATAAGGGCAAAAAAAAGTGATATTGGCAAGATATTTGATGTTCTTATTGAAGGGTCCTCAAAGAGATCTGCAGAGTTTCTTTCCGGACGCACAACACATAATAAGGTTGTAGTATTTCCCGTTGTGGCAAGTAAAAAAGGTGAGTATGTAAAAGTATTAATTGAAAGATCCACCTCAGCCACATTGATCGGTAAATGTATTTAA
- a CDS encoding TonB-dependent receptor plug domain-containing protein, which translates to MKCFKLLTLITAVCLSQISMAQKPDKNSDKPVTISGTVMNATQMPVSGAVFYIDNVKTAYITKSDGSYKIKVSPSAFKLKVISSEFGTAETLIDGQTKINFTLGGKEGDMAKSGAAEEEVSDTDSEKSERPKARKMNTYNDIYQMIRAEVSGVVVSGRSIQIQQGHSFFGSSTPLFVINGVIVNSIDNVNPLEVKSIKVLKGSQAAIYGVRGSNGVISIDLINGTEKEK; encoded by the coding sequence ATGAAGTGCTTTAAACTTTTAACACTGATTACTGCTGTCTGCCTTTCGCAGATAAGCATGGCCCAAAAGCCTGATAAGAATTCTGACAAGCCTGTAACAATTTCAGGTACTGTAATGAATGCCACCCAGATGCCGGTGTCGGGAGCTGTTTTTTATATCGACAATGTTAAAACAGCCTACATTACAAAAAGTGATGGTTCATATAAGATAAAGGTTAGTCCGTCTGCTTTTAAATTAAAAGTAATCTCTTCAGAATTCGGAACTGCTGAGACCCTTATTGACGGCCAAACGAAGATTAACTTTACGCTTGGTGGCAAGGAAGGAGATATGGCAAAATCCGGAGCTGCGGAGGAGGAAGTCTCCGATACTGATTCGGAAAAAAGTGAAAGACCTAAGGCAAGAAAAATGAATACCTATAATGATATTTACCAGATGATACGTGCTGAGGTGAGCGGGGTTGTGGTAAGCGGAAGAAGTATTCAGATACAGCAGGGACACTCATTCTTCGGGAGCAGTACACCACTGTTTGTCATAAACGGGGTCATTGTTAACAGTATTGATAATGTTAACCCTCTTGAGGTGAAGTCCATCAAGGTACTTAAAGGATCACAGGCTGCAATTTACGGAGTACGTGGTTCCAATGGTGTTATTAGTATAGATCTCATTAATGGTACAGAAAAAGAAAAATAA
- a CDS encoding TonB-dependent receptor plug domain-containing protein, translating into MKKTLLLFVLLSVCAFTVSYGQKANKKTEITGTITDINQKPVSGATIFIDNQSTGKTSNSKGVYKVKVSPGAKTVSVMTVSGNLTELPIDGKSVVNFSLKINSQADSNQQKNKAGEEDVNIGYGTVKQKDLLTNVSKIDGKDTKYESYRTIYDMLKGKPGVQVTGTSIKIQGASSFQSGTEPLLVVDGVVVSTLEGIQPNMVKSIQVLKGSSASIYGSRGANGVILIDLIQGEKK; encoded by the coding sequence ATGAAAAAAACACTTCTGCTATTCGTTCTGCTTTCAGTATGCGCTTTTACGGTTTCATATGGACAAAAAGCCAATAAGAAAACAGAGATTACTGGTACAATTACCGATATAAATCAGAAACCTGTTTCAGGTGCGACAATTTTTATAGATAACCAGAGTACAGGAAAGACATCCAACAGTAAAGGAGTTTATAAGGTAAAAGTATCGCCGGGGGCCAAAACTGTAAGTGTAATGACTGTTTCCGGAAACCTTACCGAGTTACCTATTGATGGTAAATCGGTTGTGAACTTCTCTCTTAAGATAAACAGCCAGGCTGATTCAAATCAGCAGAAAAATAAAGCCGGTGAGGAAGATGTAAATATCGGCTACGGCACTGTTAAGCAGAAAGATCTGCTGACTAATGTCAGTAAAATTGACGGTAAAGACACTAAATATGAATCATACCGTACCATTTATGATATGCTAAAAGGGAAACCCGGAGTTCAGGTGACTGGTACCTCAATAAAGATTCAGGGAGCATCCTCTTTTCAGAGCGGAACAGAGCCTCTTCTGGTAGTTGACGGAGTTGTTGTGTCAACACTTGAAGGTATACAGCCAAATATGGTGAAATCAATACAGGTACTTAAAGGGTCTTCTGCATCAATATATGGTTCACGAGGGGCTAATGGTGTTATTCTGATTGACCTTATCCAGGGGGAGAAAAAATAA
- a CDS encoding TonB-dependent receptor plug domain-containing protein: MKNKIFFVILLSLFCFQVSPAQKSKKVTITGTVLGVDKKPIANGIIMIDNIKTSSVTDAEGKYSVKVKPNALKIGVFTFGNGVREEDINGRIKIDFNFSTAAAGQPVDEEIEAGDEAINTGYRVVKKKDVTTDISKIDGTNKKYASYSSIYDMIQREVSGVKVNGDYIIIQGSKTLDGSVPALLVVDGVYVQSIADISPTSVESIEVLKGSSASMYGSRGFGGVVLISTKIKNK; encoded by the coding sequence ATGAAAAATAAAATTTTCTTTGTAATCCTGCTTTCTCTTTTCTGCTTTCAGGTAAGTCCAGCCCAAAAAAGCAAAAAAGTTACAATCACAGGTACCGTTCTTGGTGTTGACAAAAAGCCCATTGCAAATGGTATAATAATGATCGACAATATTAAAACCAGCTCAGTAACTGATGCTGAGGGCAAGTATAGCGTCAAAGTGAAACCGAATGCTCTGAAGATCGGAGTATTTACCTTTGGAAACGGTGTCCGTGAAGAAGACATTAACGGCAGGATTAAAATAGATTTCAATTTCAGTACAGCTGCAGCGGGGCAACCAGTAGATGAAGAAATTGAAGCAGGAGATGAAGCTATAAACACAGGTTACAGGGTGGTTAAGAAGAAAGATGTAACTACCGATATAAGCAAGATTGACGGAACAAATAAAAAGTATGCATCTTATTCCTCAATCTATGACATGATACAAAGAGAAGTATCGGGAGTTAAAGTTAACGGAGACTATATAATTATACAGGGATCTAAAACACTCGATGGAAGTGTCCCTGCACTTCTTGTTGTTGATGGTGTTTATGTTCAGTCTATCGCAGATATCTCACCGACCTCAGTTGAATCAATAGAGGTGCTCAAAGGTTCCTCCGCCTCAATGTACGGATCACGGGGATTCGGAGGGGTAGTGCTTATTAGCACAAAGATTAAGAATAAATAA
- the aspS gene encoding aspartate--tRNA ligase, protein MYRTNTCGELTMTNIGQDVILCGWVQKSRDLGGMTFVDLRDRYGITQLVFNMDTNKDLCEKARKLGREFVIQASGKVRERSNKNLKIATGEIEIDVAELNILNRSDIPPFTIEEETDGGEELRMKYRYLDLRRSSVKNNIILRHRFAQEVRSYMDSIGFVEVETPVLIKSTPEGARDFVVPSRMQPGTFYALPQSPQTLKQLLMVAGFDKYFQIVKCFRDEDLRADRQPEFSQIDCEMSFVERNDILETFEGLAKYLFRQIRKTEFNEPFLRLPYSEAMEFYGSDKPDLRFGMKFHDFTSLVKGHNFPVFDGSEYVGAICAEGCADYTRKQLDELTDFVRRPQIGAKGLVYARYNTDGTVKSSVDKFYSPEDLLKWASAINAKPGDLILILAGDKKKTLPALSELRLEMGNRLGLRKKDTFFPLWVIDFPLLEWDEETKRFYAMHHPFTSPVPEDLHLMETDPGKVRANAYDLVINGVEIGGGSIRIHDAAVQKLMFKVLGFSDSEAQEQFGFLLDAFRFGAPPHGGVAFGFDRWVAMFGGQDSIRDFIAFPKNNSGRDVMLETPSAISEKQLDELQLVLGKKK, encoded by the coding sequence ATGTACAGAACAAATACTTGCGGTGAGTTGACCATGACCAATATCGGGCAGGATGTTATTTTATGCGGATGGGTACAGAAGTCGAGAGATCTTGGAGGTATGACTTTCGTTGATCTGCGCGACAGGTATGGAATTACTCAGCTGGTATTTAATATGGATACCAACAAGGACTTATGCGAGAAAGCACGTAAGCTCGGGCGCGAGTTTGTTATACAGGCAAGCGGAAAAGTAAGGGAGCGCAGCAACAAGAACCTTAAGATAGCTACAGGTGAAATAGAAATCGATGTGGCAGAACTCAACATTCTGAACCGAAGTGATATCCCTCCTTTCACAATAGAGGAAGAGACAGATGGCGGAGAAGAACTCAGAATGAAATACAGGTATCTTGATCTGAGAAGAAGTTCAGTGAAGAATAATATTATCCTGCGTCATAGGTTTGCACAGGAGGTTCGCAGTTATATGGATTCGATTGGCTTTGTTGAGGTAGAAACACCTGTTCTGATAAAATCGACACCAGAAGGAGCACGCGATTTTGTTGTGCCATCGAGGATGCAGCCCGGTACCTTCTATGCCTTGCCTCAGTCGCCACAGACACTTAAGCAGTTACTTATGGTAGCCGGATTTGATAAGTATTTCCAGATTGTAAAATGCTTCAGGGATGAAGACCTCAGAGCTGACAGACAGCCTGAGTTCTCGCAGATTGATTGTGAAATGTCTTTCGTTGAAAGAAATGATATTCTTGAAACATTTGAAGGTCTTGCCAAATACCTGTTCCGTCAGATTCGGAAGACAGAATTCAATGAGCCATTTCTGAGGCTTCCGTATAGTGAGGCAATGGAGTTTTACGGTTCTGATAAGCCTGACCTTCGTTTTGGAATGAAGTTCCATGATTTTACATCACTTGTGAAAGGGCACAATTTTCCTGTGTTTGATGGCTCAGAATATGTTGGTGCAATTTGTGCAGAGGGTTGTGCAGATTATACACGTAAACAACTCGATGAGCTGACTGATTTTGTAAGACGTCCTCAGATAGGTGCCAAGGGACTAGTTTATGCGAGGTACAACACAGACGGGACTGTAAAATCTTCAGTTGATAAGTTCTATTCACCGGAAGATCTATTAAAATGGGCTTCTGCAATTAATGCTAAACCGGGCGACCTTATTCTCATTCTTGCCGGTGATAAAAAGAAAACACTGCCTGCTCTTTCTGAACTTAGACTGGAGATGGGTAACAGACTGGGATTAAGAAAGAAAGATACATTCTTTCCGTTATGGGTAATTGATTTCCCGCTTCTCGAGTGGGATGAAGAAACAAAAAGGTTCTATGCAATGCACCACCCGTTTACATCACCTGTTCCAGAGGATCTTCATCTTATGGAAACCGATCCAGGAAAGGTTCGGGCAAATGCTTACGACCTTGTAATAAACGGAGTTGAGATTGGAGGCGGGTCGATAAGGATTCATGATGCCGCCGTGCAGAAACTTATGTTTAAGGTGCTAGGATTCAGTGATTCTGAAGCACAGGAACAGTTTGGCTTTCTTCTGGATGCATTCAGATTCGGTGCTCCTCCTCATGGCGGAGTTGCTTTCGGATTCGACAGATGGGTGGCGATGTTCGGAGGTCAGGATTCAATACGCGATTTTATAGCATTCCCGAAAAATAATTCAGGCAGAGATGTGATGCTTGAGACTCCTTCGGCTATTTCGGAAAAGCAGCTCGATGAACTTCAGCTCGTTTTAGGTAAAAAGAAATAA
- a CDS encoding nucleoside deaminase → MAPDRKEHYMKAALAEALKAFERQEVPVGAVIVCNDIIIARGHNLTETLSDPTAHAEMQAITAATNWLGGKYLTDCTIYVTLEPCGMCAGALGWSQVSGLVFGASDEKKGFRKVSDSLLHPKTKVEGGVMEKECKELLTKFFKTKR, encoded by the coding sequence ATGGCTCCTGACAGAAAGGAACACTATATGAAAGCTGCTCTCGCAGAAGCATTAAAAGCTTTTGAAAGACAAGAGGTTCCTGTGGGTGCAGTTATTGTGTGTAATGATATAATTATTGCCCGCGGCCATAATCTTACAGAAACGCTTAGCGATCCTACAGCGCATGCCGAAATGCAGGCCATTACTGCAGCCACAAACTGGCTTGGAGGCAAGTACCTCACAGACTGCACAATATACGTCACACTTGAGCCATGCGGAATGTGCGCAGGTGCACTGGGATGGAGCCAGGTATCTGGATTAGTATTTGGTGCATCAGATGAAAAGAAGGGATTCAGAAAAGTCTCAGATTCATTGCTGCACCCTAAAACCAAAGTGGAAGGAGGAGTAATGGAAAAAGAATGCAAAGAATTACTCACGAAATTTTTCAAAACGAAGAGATAA
- the gdhA gene encoding NADP-specific glutamate dehydrogenase, translating to MNVDKIMNNLEKKHPGEVEYLQAVREVLESIEEVYNENPQFDSANIIERIIEPDRVITFKVPWVDDEGNVKVNLGYRIQFNNAIGPYKGGLRFHPSVNLSILKFLGFEQIFKNALTTLPMGGGKGGSDFDPKGKSNAEVMRFCQSFMLELWKYIGPETDVPAGDIGVGGREIGFLYGMYKRLAGDHTGVLTGKGSNWGGSLVRPEATGFGCVYFAKEMLATRGESFEGKRVAISGFGNVAWGAALKATELGGKVVTISGPDGYVYDPEGISGKKIEYMLELRASNEDIVKPYSYAFEGVEFHEGKRPWEVKVDIALPCATQNELGGEDAQKLINNGCICICEGANMPSTPEAIEIIHKNKILFAPGKASNAGGVATSGLEMTQNSMKLRWNRQEVDDRLHEIMCNIHGQCVKYGKKEDGYVDYVKGANIAGFLKVANSMLDMGVI from the coding sequence ATGAACGTAGATAAAATCATGAACAACCTCGAAAAGAAGCATCCCGGAGAGGTTGAGTATTTACAGGCAGTAAGAGAAGTTCTGGAATCAATTGAAGAGGTTTATAATGAGAACCCTCAGTTCGATTCAGCGAATATTATTGAGCGGATAATTGAACCTGACCGCGTTATTACTTTTAAAGTTCCATGGGTTGATGATGAAGGAAATGTAAAAGTAAACCTTGGGTATCGGATTCAGTTCAATAATGCAATAGGACCTTATAAAGGTGGTCTCCGGTTTCACCCGAGTGTAAATCTTTCAATTCTTAAATTCTTAGGTTTTGAACAAATATTCAAGAATGCACTCACAACTCTCCCTATGGGTGGCGGTAAGGGTGGTTCTGATTTTGATCCTAAAGGAAAATCAAATGCTGAAGTAATGCGCTTCTGCCAGTCATTCATGCTCGAATTATGGAAATATATCGGACCAGAAACAGACGTTCCTGCCGGCGATATTGGCGTTGGTGGCCGTGAAATTGGTTTCTTATATGGTATGTATAAGAGGCTTGCAGGTGACCACACCGGAGTTCTTACAGGTAAAGGAAGCAACTGGGGCGGTTCACTCGTTCGTCCGGAAGCAACAGGATTTGGTTGTGTCTATTTTGCAAAGGAGATGCTGGCAACACGCGGCGAATCATTCGAGGGGAAAAGAGTAGCTATCAGCGGTTTTGGTAACGTTGCATGGGGAGCAGCCCTGAAGGCTACTGAACTCGGTGGCAAAGTTGTTACAATATCAGGACCAGATGGTTATGTATATGATCCGGAAGGAATATCCGGCAAAAAAATTGAATATATGCTTGAACTCCGTGCATCAAATGAGGACATTGTAAAACCTTATTCATATGCATTTGAAGGTGTTGAGTTTCATGAAGGAAAACGTCCCTGGGAAGTAAAAGTGGATATTGCACTTCCCTGCGCAACACAGAATGAACTGGGAGGAGAAGATGCTCAGAAACTTATCAATAATGGCTGTATCTGCATATGCGAAGGCGCTAACATGCCAAGTACACCTGAGGCTATTGAGATAATTCACAAGAACAAAATATTATTTGCACCTGGCAAAGCATCAAATGCAGGTGGTGTGGCTACATCAGGACTTGAGATGACTCAAAACTCAATGAAACTTCGCTGGAACCGTCAGGAGGTTGATGACCGTCTGCATGAGATCATGTGCAATATACACGGACAGTGTGTTAAATACGGTAAAAAAGAAGATGGATATGTTGACTATGTAAAGGGTGCCAATATTGCCGGCTTCCTGAAGGTCGCAAATTCAATGCTGGATATGGGTGTGATCTAG
- the dprA gene encoding DNA-protecting protein DprA: MSDVLLKHKIALGLIPRIGDINARKLVSHFGSVEAVFSEPYGNLIKIPGIGSGLAKYISDRTYLETAEKEADYVTANNIKTFFYLDNDYPYRLRQCDDSPVVFFFKGNCDLNAGKILSVVGTRNATGRGKELCDKIIGGLAAGHPDLIISSGLAYGIDIAAHKAALANKLQTIGVLAHGFKTIYPSIHSSTAKSIIKQGGLLSDFISDALPERNNFIKRNRIIAGLSDATLVVESGIKGGALITADIANSYNRDVLAVPGRPEDQWSAGCNSLIKSNKAALIECAEDIEYVLDWKPEKAKPPVQRTLFSELDDNEKLIYELISKEGELTIDSICRGLEIPVYKLSSLLLQMEFKGLVKCFPGNLYRPG, encoded by the coding sequence ATGTCAGATGTATTACTAAAGCATAAAATTGCTCTGGGGCTTATTCCGCGTATTGGTGATATTAATGCCCGCAAACTTGTATCACATTTTGGAAGTGTAGAAGCTGTCTTCAGCGAACCATACGGAAATCTTATTAAAATACCTGGTATTGGCTCAGGATTAGCAAAATATATCAGTGACAGGACCTACCTTGAAACCGCTGAGAAAGAAGCAGACTATGTAACTGCAAATAACATAAAAACCTTCTTTTATCTTGATAACGACTATCCCTACCGTCTGAGACAATGTGATGATTCTCCTGTAGTATTCTTTTTTAAAGGAAACTGCGATCTGAATGCAGGTAAAATATTAAGTGTAGTAGGTACACGTAATGCCACTGGAAGAGGGAAAGAGCTATGCGATAAGATAATCGGAGGACTTGCTGCCGGACATCCTGACCTTATTATATCCAGTGGTTTGGCATACGGAATCGACATAGCTGCGCATAAAGCCGCACTTGCAAATAAACTTCAAACAATTGGAGTCCTTGCCCATGGGTTTAAAACAATTTACCCTTCAATTCATTCTTCAACAGCAAAATCAATAATAAAACAGGGAGGACTACTCTCTGACTTCATATCCGATGCACTGCCTGAACGTAACAATTTTATTAAAAGGAACAGAATAATTGCAGGACTATCAGATGCTACTCTGGTTGTTGAATCGGGAATTAAGGGAGGAGCGCTTATCACGGCAGACATAGCCAATTCTTATAACCGTGATGTACTGGCAGTTCCCGGAAGACCTGAAGATCAATGGTCTGCAGGCTGCAATAGCCTTATTAAAAGCAATAAAGCTGCCCTGATTGAATGCGCTGAAGATATCGAATATGTCCTCGACTGGAAGCCTGAGAAGGCAAAACCACCAGTTCAGAGAACACTGTTTTCTGAGCTTGATGACAATGAGAAACTAATCTACGAACTAATATCCAAAGAGGGAGAACTTACAATAGACAGCATCTGCAGGGGACTTGAAATACCTGTCTATAAATTATCCTCTCTCCTGCTCCAGATGGAATTCAAAGGCCTTGTGAAATGCTTCCCCGGGAACCTTTATCGACCAGGATAA
- the gdhA gene encoding NADP-specific glutamate dehydrogenase has translation MDPRVQQFMAMIKARNPGENEFHQAVQEVAESLIPFIEENPKYKHAKILERMAEPERTIIFRVPWLDDKGEIQINRGYRIEMNSAIGPYKGGLRLHPTVNLGILKFLAFEQVFKNSLTTLPMGGGKGGSDFDPKGKSDNEVMRFCQSFMSELFRHIGADTDVPAGDIGVGGREIGFLFGQYKRLKNEFTGVLTGKGIEWGGSLIRPEATGYGATYFAQEMLATRGDSIKGKTVCISGSGNVAQYATEKVTQFGGKVVTSSDSNGFIYDPKGIDAEKLQYIMDLKNVRRGRIKEYAEKYGVEYYEGKRPWIIKCDIAMPNATQNEINEEEARLLVNNGCICVSEGANMPSTPEAVEVFLKAEILYGPGKAANAGGVATSGLEMTQNSMRLPWSREEVDEKLQTIMKNIHKTCVKYGTKENGFINYVDGANIGGFVKVANAMIAQGVV, from the coding sequence ATGGATCCGAGAGTACAGCAGTTTATGGCTATGATCAAAGCCAGGAACCCTGGTGAAAATGAGTTTCATCAGGCTGTTCAGGAAGTTGCAGAATCACTTATTCCCTTCATTGAGGAAAATCCAAAGTATAAACATGCCAAGATCCTGGAAAGGATGGCGGAACCTGAGAGGACAATCATCTTCAGGGTTCCATGGCTTGACGACAAAGGGGAGATTCAGATAAATCGCGGATACAGAATTGAAATGAATAGTGCCATTGGTCCGTATAAGGGCGGCCTAAGGCTCCATCCCACGGTGAATCTCGGAATTCTTAAATTCCTTGCTTTCGAGCAGGTATTTAAAAACAGCCTTACAACTCTGCCTATGGGCGGAGGCAAGGGCGGATCTGACTTTGATCCCAAAGGAAAATCTGATAACGAGGTTATGAGATTCTGTCAGAGTTTTATGTCGGAGCTGTTCCGTCATATTGGTGCCGACACTGATGTCCCGGCAGGTGATATTGGAGTAGGCGGAAGAGAAATTGGCTTTCTTTTTGGCCAGTATAAAAGACTGAAAAATGAATTTACGGGTGTGCTTACCGGCAAAGGAATAGAATGGGGAGGATCTCTTATTCGTCCCGAAGCAACCGGCTACGGAGCAACCTATTTTGCACAGGAGATGCTGGCCACCAGAGGTGACAGTATTAAGGGGAAAACGGTTTGCATCTCAGGATCAGGAAATGTAGCTCAGTATGCCACTGAAAAAGTAACACAATTCGGAGGCAAAGTAGTAACATCGTCAGATTCAAACGGATTCATCTATGATCCTAAAGGAATTGATGCTGAAAAACTTCAGTATATAATGGACCTGAAAAATGTCAGGAGGGGAAGGATTAAAGAGTATGCTGAAAAATATGGCGTTGAGTACTACGAAGGGAAAAGACCCTGGATCATCAAATGTGATATAGCAATGCCGAATGCGACCCAGAATGAAATAAATGAGGAAGAAGCGAGGCTGCTGGTAAACAACGGTTGCATCTGCGTTTCTGAGGGAGCCAATATGCCATCAACACCTGAAGCGGTAGAGGTATTCCTTAAAGCAGAGATCCTGTATGGACCGGGGAAAGCTGCAAATGCTGGCGGTGTAGCAACTTCGGGACTTGAGATGACCCAGAACTCGATGCGTTTGCCATGGTCGAGAGAAGAAGTAGATGAAAAGCTTCAGACAATCATGAAGAATATTCACAAAACATGTGTAAAATACGGCACCAAGGAGAATGGATTTATTAATTATGTCGACGGAGCTAATATCGGAGGTTTTGTGAAAGTCGCAAATGCCATGATTGCACAGGGGGTTGTTTGA